The following proteins are co-located in the Thermoanaerobaculia bacterium genome:
- a CDS encoding NAD(P)-binding protein translates to MEAAREIPIVGAGPAGLAAAITLARRGLRPVVWERHAEVGARFRGDFQAIENWTFEKDALDEISDIGIEASFCHVVVRRGVFFDRRGRARTVRSERPAFYLVRRGAEPGTLDRALERQALEAGVEIRYGRACPDLPPTAIVATGPKGRDAVDAGYVFETDAEDGVWGVFSDRLAPGGYGYLLVAGGRGTLACCLFEDFERAPLYRERTLEFFRRMVPLRMESLRPFGGAGNVRWPPKARDGSRLFAGEAAGFQDALWGFGIRSAIVSGHLAGTALADGRPEEYDALWRRRLGGYVATSLANRRLFRWLGESAYGFLLRRIARQDGREYLRKLYAPRLWKRLFAF, encoded by the coding sequence ATGGAGGCGGCGCGGGAGATCCCGATCGTGGGCGCCGGCCCGGCCGGTCTCGCGGCGGCGATCACCCTCGCCCGGCGGGGTCTGCGGCCCGTCGTCTGGGAGCGCCACGCCGAAGTCGGCGCGCGGTTCCGCGGCGATTTCCAGGCGATCGAGAACTGGACGTTCGAGAAGGACGCGCTGGACGAGATCTCGGACATCGGGATCGAGGCGTCGTTCTGCCACGTCGTGGTCCGCCGGGGCGTGTTCTTCGACCGGAGGGGTCGCGCGCGGACCGTGCGGTCGGAGCGCCCCGCGTTCTATCTCGTCCGCCGCGGCGCCGAGCCGGGAACGCTCGATCGCGCGCTCGAGCGGCAGGCGCTCGAGGCCGGGGTCGAGATCCGTTACGGGCGCGCCTGTCCGGACCTCCCGCCGACGGCGATCGTCGCGACCGGGCCGAAGGGCCGCGACGCCGTGGACGCCGGTTACGTCTTCGAAACCGATGCCGAGGACGGCGTCTGGGGGGTGTTCTCCGACCGCCTCGCTCCGGGAGGGTACGGATATCTCCTGGTCGCCGGGGGAAGAGGAACGCTCGCGTGCTGTCTCTTCGAGGATTTCGAGCGCGCGCCCCTCTATCGCGAGCGCACGCTCGAGTTCTTCCGTCGGATGGTGCCGCTCCGGATGGAGTCGCTCCGGCCGTTCGGGGGAGCCGGGAACGTCCGCTGGCCGCCGAAGGCGCGCGACGGCTCGCGGCTCTTCGCGGGGGAGGCCGCCGGATTCCAGGACGCACTCTGGGGGTTCGGGATCCGCTCGGCGATCGTGTCGGGCCACCTCGCGGGGACGGCGCTCGCCGACGGGCGTCCGGAAGAGTACGACGCTCTCTGGCGCCGGCGGCTCGGGGGCTACGTCGCGACGTCGCTCGCGAACCGGCGCCTTTTCCGATGGCTCGGCGAATCCGCTTACGGGTTCCTTCTGCGGCGAATCGCGCGGCAGGACGGGCGGGAGTATCTCCGGAAACTCTACGCTCCGAGGCTCTGGAAGAGGCTCTTCGCCTTCTGA
- a CDS encoding 5-oxoprolinase subunit PxpA: protein MSSAARPREIDVNADLGEGFDDDAILPFLSSCSIACGGHAGDAETMRATLAAAARHGVACGAHPGYPDRASFGRRELPMTLAELAASVLEQIDALARAARAEGVALGHVKPHGALYHVCHRRRDAARAVAEAIARRHPRLAVVGMPGSILLDESVRAGLRSVAEGFADRLYLEDGTLAPRGSAGAVHASPERAAEQALSIARDQTVIAASGVALPVPARTICLHGDSPGAVGIARAVRQKLEEGGFALRPFTSRPHP, encoded by the coding sequence GTGAGCTCCGCGGCCCGCCCTCGCGAGATCGACGTCAACGCGGATCTCGGGGAAGGATTCGACGACGACGCGATCCTTCCGTTCCTGTCGTCGTGCAGCATCGCGTGCGGCGGCCACGCCGGCGACGCGGAGACCATGCGCGCGACGCTCGCCGCGGCGGCCCGCCACGGTGTCGCGTGCGGAGCCCATCCGGGGTATCCGGATCGGGCATCGTTCGGCCGTCGCGAGCTGCCGATGACCCTCGCGGAGCTCGCCGCGTCCGTCCTCGAGCAGATCGACGCGCTCGCCCGCGCCGCCCGTGCCGAGGGGGTCGCCCTCGGACACGTCAAGCCGCACGGGGCGCTGTACCACGTCTGCCATCGCCGCCGCGATGCGGCGCGCGCCGTCGCGGAAGCGATCGCCCGCCGGCATCCCCGGCTCGCGGTGGTCGGGATGCCCGGCTCGATCCTCCTCGACGAGTCGGTGCGCGCGGGTCTGCGCTCGGTGGCGGAAGGGTTCGCCGACCGGCTCTATCTCGAGGACGGCACCCTGGCACCCCGCGGGAGCGCGGGCGCGGTTCATGCGTCGCCGGAGCGCGCCGCGGAACAGGCCCTCTCGATCGCCCGCGACCAGACCGTCATCGCGGCGAGCGGCGTGGCCCTGCCGGTCCCGGCCCGGACGATCTGCCTCCACGGCGACAGTCCGGGCGCGGTCGGGATCGCGCGCGCGGTGCGCCAGAAGCTGGAAGAGGGAGGCTTCGCGCTCCGTCCGTTCACGTCGCGGCCGCACCCGTGA
- a CDS encoding biotin-dependent carboxyltransferase family protein, translating into MRGVRVVRPGFFTTVQDAGRRGASRWGVPASGFADPFSAAAANALAGNAADSALLEAALGSVELESVGTVAIGVAGAAAVVAVNGAVADRDRTLVLRSGDRLSIGPATAGLRVYVAVGGGIAVPPVLGSRSALAPSALGGFAGRKLAAGDELPAGDAPAAEVRSVASGALPFDTGVVRALAGPQWDSFPEDARRRFFGAPFRVSPRSDRRGVRLEGDGVAPATGEIDPEGVVVGAVQVPAGGGPIVLMPDGPVTGGYPKIAVAVRADLRVLGQLRPGDMVRFREVSRTEALSADPGGRPREERA; encoded by the coding sequence ATGAGAGGCGTGCGCGTCGTCCGTCCCGGATTCTTCACGACGGTGCAGGACGCGGGCCGGCGGGGAGCGAGCCGCTGGGGCGTGCCGGCGTCCGGGTTCGCCGATCCCTTCTCCGCCGCGGCGGCGAACGCGCTCGCTGGAAACGCCGCGGATTCGGCGCTGCTCGAGGCCGCGCTCGGCTCGGTGGAGCTGGAATCCGTCGGGACGGTGGCGATCGGAGTCGCCGGAGCGGCCGCGGTCGTCGCGGTCAACGGCGCCGTGGCGGACCGCGACCGGACGCTCGTTCTCCGATCGGGCGATCGACTCTCGATCGGTCCGGCGACGGCGGGACTCCGCGTCTACGTCGCCGTCGGCGGCGGAATCGCCGTTCCTCCCGTGCTGGGAAGCCGCTCCGCCCTCGCGCCCTCCGCGCTGGGGGGGTTCGCCGGGCGAAAGCTGGCCGCCGGGGACGAGCTCCCGGCCGGGGACGCGCCGGCCGCGGAGGTGCGTTCGGTCGCGTCGGGCGCGCTTCCTTTCGACACCGGCGTCGTGAGGGCCCTTGCCGGCCCGCAATGGGACTCGTTTCCGGAAGACGCCCGGCGCCGCTTCTTCGGAGCACCCTTTCGCGTTTCGCCGCGGTCCGATCGCCGCGGCGTGCGGCTCGAAGGAGACGGCGTCGCTCCGGCGACGGGAGAGATCGATCCCGAAGGCGTCGTGGTGGGTGCCGTCCAGGTCCCGGCCGGGGGCGGGCCGATCGTCCTCATGCCCGACGGGCCGGTGACGGGCGGTTATCCGAAGATCGCGGTCGCCGTTCGCGCGGATCTGCGGGTTCTGGGACAATTGCGGCCGGGCGACATGGTGCGCTTTCGCGAAGTCTCGCGGACCGAGGCCCTCTCGGCGGACCCCGGCGGCCGTCCGCGGGAGGAACGCGCGTGA